In one Candidatus Nanopelagicus limnes genomic region, the following are encoded:
- a CDS encoding globin: protein MSESFYVRAGGEKTFNDLVSHFYALVAVNPILRPMYPENDLHGAGRRLQMFLEQYWGGPTTYSDERGHPRLRMRHAPFHISRIEHDAWLICMKDAVNGLEIGDDLKAELWEYLEAAAAAMINAAE from the coding sequence TTGAGCGAGAGTTTTTATGTAAGGGCCGGGGGAGAGAAAACCTTTAATGATTTAGTCTCTCACTTCTACGCATTAGTTGCAGTTAATCCAATCCTTCGCCCGATGTATCCAGAAAATGATCTACATGGTGCGGGAAGAAGGCTGCAAATGTTTTTAGAGCAGTACTGGGGTGGACCAACTACTTATAGTGATGAAAGAGGCCACCCAAGATTGCGAATGCGTCACGCCCCATTTCATATTTCACGGATAGAACATGATGCTTGGTTAATCTGTATGAAGGATGCGGTTAATGGTCTTGAGATTGGTGATGATTTAAAGGCTGAGTTATGGGAGTACTTAGAGGCAGCAGCTGCTGCGATGATTAACGCGGCTGAGTGA
- a CDS encoding mechanosensitive ion channel family protein, with product MKLPKNLEAALDWFTGAPLNITVIIILALSIARFGQRWITGFMNRIATADLIPGPKRSGIRQKERAKTTSTVLKSTLNGVIWLIAIFMILAEFGLNLGPLIASAGVIGVALGLGAQTLVRDILSGIFMLVEDQYGVGDKIDVLDVQGVVESVGLRITTVRDAKGTIWYLRNGEILKVGNKSQPKSKR from the coding sequence ATGAAACTGCCAAAGAATTTAGAAGCCGCCCTTGATTGGTTCACCGGAGCGCCCTTAAATATCACCGTAATTATCATCTTGGCCCTTTCTATCGCCCGTTTTGGCCAACGCTGGATCACCGGATTTATGAATCGAATTGCCACCGCTGATTTAATCCCTGGACCTAAACGATCTGGGATTAGACAAAAAGAGCGTGCTAAAACAACTAGCACCGTTTTAAAATCCACATTAAATGGAGTGATCTGGTTAATTGCAATCTTTATGATTTTAGCTGAGTTTGGTTTAAATCTTGGGCCGCTGATTGCTTCGGCCGGTGTGATTGGTGTGGCATTAGGACTTGGCGCACAAACTTTAGTGCGAGATATTTTATCTGGCATCTTTATGTTAGTTGAAGATCAATATGGTGTTGGTGACAAGATTGATGTTTTAGATGTGCAGGGCGTTGTTGAAAGCGTTGGACTTAGAATTACAACTGTAAGAGATGCTAAAGGAACTATTTGGTATCTGCGAAATGGTGAGATATTAAAGGTTGGAAATAAGTCTCAACCTAAATCAAAGCGGTAA
- a CDS encoding HNH endonuclease encodes MSQTLVLNATYEPLGVVSERRALILVLNQRASTVEDSDRILTYARGSITLPAVIRLNKFVKIPYRHAVPLSRRAIFARDNNRCVYCGVTATSIDHVIPRSRGGGHNWENVVSACHKCNHLKADKTLKDLGWRLRHTPREPVGAAWRILGTGKPHRIWIPYLKPFGVEAMGAASA; translated from the coding sequence GTGTCACAAACTTTGGTACTGAACGCCACCTACGAGCCACTAGGTGTCGTATCAGAGCGACGAGCATTGATCCTCGTCTTAAATCAGCGCGCTTCAACTGTTGAAGATTCAGATCGCATACTTACCTACGCCCGCGGATCAATCACATTACCTGCGGTAATTAGATTAAATAAATTTGTAAAGATTCCATATCGCCATGCGGTGCCACTATCGCGCAGAGCAATCTTTGCCCGAGATAACAATCGTTGTGTTTACTGCGGTGTTACTGCAACCTCAATTGATCATGTGATTCCAAGATCAAGGGGCGGCGGTCATAATTGGGAGAATGTGGTTTCTGCTTGTCATAAGTGCAATCACTTAAAGGCTGATAAAACATTAAAAGATTTAGGTTGGCGCCTTCGCCACACACCGCGTGAGCCAGTAGGAGCAGCTTGGCGAATCTTGGGAACAGGTAAACCACATCGGATTTGGATTCCTTACTTAAAACCATTTGGGGTGGAAGCGATGGGGGCAGCAAGCGCATGA
- the pepN gene encoding aminopeptidase N: MPGLNSTRAEAAQRSSHLAVESYDLTLDLTKGEEIFESKTIIKFSCNKPGYETFLDAVGKNVISATLNGEVIDTASYDGESFFVKNLAAQNELVIHMNGLYSKTGEGLQRSVDPVDNEVYLYSQGETAFIRKMYPCFDQPDLKATFTLTVTAPDHWQVISNNPVKEKIDLGEKKSKWSFTTTPRISTYITALIAGPYYNVQDEYVGKKKVPLGIYCRKSLAEFLDPEDIFLITKQGFAYFEKVFGLEYPFEKYDQIAVVDFNWGAMENAGAVTFLERLLVFRSKVTERMYNARANTILHEMAHMWFGNMVTMKWWDDLWLNESFAEWSSYLAMVEGTRFKNSWTGFNQERKNWAYRQDQLVSTHPIVSDMKDIDTVAGNFDGISYAKGASVLQQLVAHVGRDNFILGLQKYFTKHAFKNTTLDDLLYELTQTSGRDLKPWVSTWLQTAGVNTLRPALEIENDTYKSVAVVQEVPTMPAGSTELRPHRMAVGLYDLVGSKIALRKTVELDVAGAKTVVAELAGQKVADLLVINDRDLSYAKVRFDDRSIATLKAHLGKIDDSLTRALCWSAAWDMLRDAEISATDFIDIALAGLPGEDDIATVTIIANQLITAVELYSAPSKRDSSRLKVGNAYEQMLRAAKAGSDHQLQFARNFTSFASSAEHNDLIKELLDGKLSGLKVDADLRWTFVIALAERGLMDKSALAAELLKDNTLTGSLSHATALAALPTAEAKSDVWKSITTEELSTSQREAKIAGFMRALHRPLLTAYVDPYFELLMETWGKKSYEVASKFVMGMYPTFVTTKETVDKTSNWLNTTGKDGQDGLRRLVSEGRDALERALRVQAKDK, from the coding sequence TCATCACATCTGGCAGTTGAAAGTTATGACTTAACCCTTGATTTAACAAAAGGGGAAGAGATCTTTGAGTCTAAAACTATTATTAAGTTCTCTTGCAATAAACCAGGATATGAGACATTTTTAGATGCAGTTGGTAAGAATGTAATTTCAGCAACCTTAAATGGTGAAGTAATCGATACCGCCTCATATGATGGTGAGAGCTTTTTTGTTAAGAACTTAGCTGCGCAAAATGAGTTAGTAATTCATATGAATGGTTTGTACTCAAAGACTGGTGAGGGGCTGCAGCGCTCAGTAGATCCAGTTGATAATGAGGTTTATCTTTACTCACAAGGTGAGACAGCGTTTATCAGAAAGATGTATCCATGTTTTGATCAACCGGATTTAAAAGCTACCTTTACCTTAACTGTCACCGCCCCTGATCACTGGCAGGTAATTTCAAATAACCCAGTAAAAGAAAAAATTGATCTTGGTGAGAAAAAGAGTAAGTGGAGCTTTACCACTACCCCAAGAATTTCCACCTACATCACAGCCCTTATCGCAGGTCCTTATTACAACGTGCAGGATGAGTATGTTGGTAAGAAGAAAGTGCCACTTGGTATTTACTGCCGTAAATCACTGGCTGAGTTTTTAGATCCAGAGGATATTTTCTTAATTACCAAACAAGGCTTTGCCTACTTTGAAAAAGTCTTTGGTCTTGAGTATCCATTTGAAAAGTATGACCAAATTGCTGTGGTTGATTTCAACTGGGGCGCGATGGAAAATGCTGGCGCTGTTACATTCTTAGAACGTCTCTTAGTATTTAGATCTAAAGTTACCGAGCGTATGTATAACGCCCGTGCAAACACAATCTTGCATGAGATGGCCCATATGTGGTTTGGCAATATGGTCACCATGAAGTGGTGGGATGATCTTTGGCTTAATGAATCATTCGCCGAGTGGTCCTCATACTTAGCAATGGTTGAGGGAACTAGATTTAAAAACTCTTGGACTGGCTTTAATCAGGAGCGAAAGAATTGGGCATATCGCCAAGATCAACTTGTTTCAACTCATCCAATTGTTTCAGATATGAAAGATATTGACACTGTTGCTGGAAATTTTGATGGTATTTCCTATGCAAAGGGTGCATCAGTTCTTCAACAATTAGTTGCCCACGTTGGACGAGATAATTTCATCCTTGGATTACAAAAATACTTCACCAAGCATGCCTTTAAAAACACCACACTAGATGACTTACTTTATGAATTAACCCAAACAAGTGGCCGTGACTTAAAGCCATGGGTATCAACCTGGCTACAAACAGCTGGTGTTAACACATTACGTCCAGCACTTGAAATTGAAAATGATACTTATAAATCTGTAGCAGTTGTGCAAGAGGTGCCAACCATGCCAGCAGGATCGACCGAGCTTCGCCCACACCGCATGGCAGTTGGTTTATATGATCTAGTAGGTAGCAAGATCGCACTTAGAAAAACAGTGGAGTTAGATGTGGCAGGTGCTAAAACAGTTGTTGCTGAGTTAGCCGGGCAAAAGGTGGCAGATCTATTAGTTATCAATGATCGCGATTTATCTTATGCCAAGGTTAGATTTGATGATCGATCTATTGCAACTCTTAAAGCACACCTAGGCAAGATTGATGATTCACTAACCAGGGCTCTTTGCTGGTCTGCAGCTTGGGATATGTTGCGAGATGCTGAAATTAGCGCAACTGATTTTATCGATATCGCACTTGCTGGTCTGCCGGGAGAGGATGACATTGCAACTGTCACCATCATTGCAAATCAGTTGATCACCGCTGTTGAGTTGTACTCGGCGCCAAGTAAGCGAGATTCATCTCGCCTTAAGGTTGGCAATGCTTATGAGCAGATGTTAAGAGCAGCTAAAGCTGGCTCTGATCACCAATTGCAGTTTGCTAGAAACTTCACCTCATTTGCTTCCAGTGCTGAGCACAATGATTTAATCAAAGAGTTACTAGATGGCAAATTATCTGGGCTTAAAGTTGATGCTGATTTAAGGTGGACATTTGTAATCGCATTAGCAGAGCGCGGTTTGATGGATAAGTCAGCCCTTGCTGCTGAGTTATTAAAAGATAACACTTTGACTGGTTCCCTCTCCCATGCAACTGCGTTAGCAGCTCTGCCAACGGCGGAGGCAAAGAGTGATGTCTGGAAATCAATTACAACTGAGGAGCTTTCAACTTCACAGCGTGAGGCAAAGATTGCTGGCTTTATGCGAGCGCTGCATCGCCCATTACTCACCGCTTACGTTGATCCCTACTTTGAGTTACTAATGGAGACCTGGGGTAAGAAGTCATATGAGGTGGCAAGTAAGTTTGTAATGGGAATGTATCCAACATTTGTGACTACTAAAGAGACGGTTGATAAAACTTCTAATTGGCTAAATACCACTGGCAAAGATGGCCAGGATGGACTTCGCAGATTAGTCTCTGAAGGAAGGGATGCGTTAGAGCGAGCGCTAAGAGTTCAAGCTAAGGATAAATAA